One genomic window of Luteitalea pratensis includes the following:
- the flhA gene encoding flagellar biosynthesis protein FlhA — protein MSSAKPFGPSQLLVPGVVILVLALMVLPLPTIILDLLLSVDIALSVVLLLTAVYVRDPIEFTVFPSLLLLLTLLRLSLNVAGTRLILLYGAEGVDAAGHVIMSFGQFVVGGNFVVGVVVFLVLVAIQYVVINHGAVRISEVTARFTLDAMPGKQMSIDADLNAGAIDEREAKRRRDNVRKEADFYGAMDGAIRFTQRDSLAALLITGVNIIAGLVIGVMQYDMEIGEAAKTFTILTVGEGLVTAIPALLVSMSGGLITTRASSESSLGEDVATQLLSKMQPLAIGAAVLFAMGLVPGLPKMAFFLVAAAFAYAAYANRAETGDAALDGPLDTGGTPAQPEQSVETLASVDPLSVEVGYALIALVDERQGGTLLQRVKSIRRQIATETGMIVPPVHVADNLQLGPRTYALLVKGVEVARAELMPDRLLAINPGTATGTIEGTTAREPAFGLPALWVRAEQRDAATAAGFTVVDPTTALSTHLSEIIRNFLPDLLTRQHTKDMVDRVAQQSPRLIDDLIPKLLGLGDVQRVLRQLLRERVPVKDLTTILEALADVAGQTKDADQLNEAVRQALGRAICRQHQTEQGDLPTINLAPSLEERLMQAIVRTEHGVVLAIDPNDAQHMASRIARALETAVAQPVLLCSPALRPHLWRLFTRVLPQIGVLSHSEVPTHVKVAPVAVLD, from the coding sequence ATGTCGAGTGCCAAGCCGTTCGGGCCGTCCCAGCTCCTGGTGCCGGGTGTCGTCATCCTGGTGCTGGCGCTGATGGTGCTGCCGCTGCCGACGATCATTTTGGACCTGCTGCTGTCGGTGGACATCGCCCTGTCGGTCGTGTTGCTGCTGACGGCCGTCTACGTGCGTGATCCGATCGAGTTCACGGTCTTTCCGTCGCTGCTGTTGTTGCTGACCCTGCTGCGGCTGTCGCTGAACGTCGCAGGCACGCGGCTGATCCTGTTGTACGGCGCCGAGGGCGTCGACGCGGCCGGTCACGTGATCATGTCGTTCGGCCAGTTCGTGGTCGGTGGCAACTTCGTCGTCGGGGTCGTGGTCTTCCTGGTCCTGGTGGCCATCCAGTACGTGGTCATCAACCACGGCGCGGTCCGCATCTCGGAAGTCACGGCGCGCTTCACGCTCGACGCGATGCCCGGCAAGCAGATGTCGATCGACGCCGACCTGAACGCCGGCGCGATCGACGAGCGCGAGGCCAAGCGGCGGCGCGACAACGTGCGCAAGGAGGCCGACTTCTACGGCGCGATGGACGGCGCCATCCGCTTCACGCAGCGCGATTCACTGGCCGCACTGCTGATCACCGGCGTGAACATCATCGCCGGCCTGGTGATCGGCGTCATGCAGTACGACATGGAGATCGGCGAAGCGGCAAAGACGTTCACCATCCTGACGGTGGGCGAGGGGCTGGTGACGGCGATCCCGGCGTTGCTGGTGTCGATGTCGGGCGGCCTGATCACGACGCGCGCCTCGTCGGAGTCCTCGCTCGGCGAGGATGTCGCGACGCAGCTGCTCAGCAAGATGCAGCCGCTGGCCATCGGCGCCGCCGTCCTCTTCGCGATGGGCCTCGTGCCAGGGCTCCCGAAGATGGCGTTCTTCCTCGTCGCCGCGGCGTTCGCGTACGCCGCCTACGCCAACCGGGCGGAGACAGGCGACGCGGCGCTCGACGGGCCGCTCGACACGGGCGGCACACCCGCCCAGCCCGAACAGAGTGTCGAGACCCTCGCGTCGGTCGATCCGCTCAGCGTCGAAGTCGGCTACGCGCTGATCGCGCTGGTCGACGAACGCCAGGGCGGCACGCTCCTGCAGCGGGTGAAATCGATCCGGCGGCAGATCGCCACCGAGACGGGGATGATCGTCCCGCCCGTTCACGTCGCCGACAACCTCCAGCTCGGGCCGCGCACCTACGCGCTGCTCGTGAAAGGCGTCGAAGTCGCGCGTGCCGAGCTGATGCCGGACCGGCTGCTGGCCATCAATCCCGGAACCGCGACCGGCACCATCGAGGGGACGACGGCGCGCGAGCCCGCGTTCGGGCTGCCGGCACTCTGGGTGCGGGCCGAGCAGCGGGATGCGGCCACTGCCGCCGGTTTCACGGTCGTCGATCCGACCACGGCGCTCTCGACCCACCTGTCGGAAATCATCAGGAACTTCCTGCCGGACCTGCTGACGCGCCAGCACACCAAGGACATGGTCGACCGCGTGGCGCAGCAGTCGCCGCGCCTGATCGACGACCTGATCCCGAAGCTGCTCGGTCTCGGCGACGTCCAGCGCGTCCTGCGGCAGCTGCTGCGCGAACGCGTCCCGGTCAAGGACCTGACGACGATTCTCGAGGCGCTCGCCGACGTCGCCGGGCAGACCAAGGACGCCGACCAGTTGAACGAGGCCGTGCGGCAGGCGCTCGGTCGCGCCATCTGCCGCCAGCATCAGACCGAACAGGGCGATCTCCCGACCATCAACCTGGCGCCGTCGCTCGAGGAGCGCCTGATGCAAGCCATCGTCCGGACCGAGCATGGCGTGGTGCTCGCGATCGATCCGAACGATGCCCAGCACATGGCGTCACGTATCGCCCGCGCCCTCGAAACGGCAGTGGCACAGCCTGTGCTTTTGTGTTCTCCAGCACTGCGTCCTCACCTGTGGCGATTGTTCACCCGGGTGCTGCCGCAGATAGGGGTGCTCTCGCACAGCGAAGTGCCCACTCACGTGAAGGTCGCGCCCGTAGCCGTACTCGATTGA
- a CDS encoding EscU/YscU/HrcU family type III secretion system export apparatus switch protein: protein MSDDRTEKPTSRRLKDAAKRGQVARSRDLNDAFHLGAALMVLAYWGPSLVSGMGTVMATGLTRMGDARSVSITSGEVVNLAVSSVTQIGWLVGPLALAALVATAASAQAQGGLNIATEALRIDLTRLNPAAGFKRLMPSQAGLNLVKTIIAASIVGTVAWSAVSGLLADSTRFALLDPLASGIGAWAHTVAFLKRASIALLALAAADFGLQKWRTAQSLKMTKQEVRDDHKLAEGNPEIKARVRRVQREMFRKRMLAAVPKATVVVTNPTHFAVALRYTRGQAAPEVVAKGADNIALKIRTIAREHGVPIVENPPLARAIYRQVDVGEFIPGDLFEAVAEVLAYLIRLKQLVL, encoded by the coding sequence ATGTCCGACGACCGCACAGAAAAACCCACATCGCGGCGCCTGAAGGACGCGGCCAAGCGCGGCCAGGTCGCGCGCAGCCGCGATCTCAACGATGCCTTCCATCTCGGGGCGGCGCTGATGGTGCTGGCCTACTGGGGACCCTCGCTCGTCTCGGGCATGGGCACCGTGATGGCCACCGGTCTCACGCGCATGGGAGACGCCCGGTCGGTCTCCATCACGTCGGGCGAGGTCGTGAACCTGGCGGTGAGCAGTGTGACGCAGATTGGCTGGCTGGTCGGTCCGCTCGCGCTGGCTGCCCTGGTGGCCACGGCCGCGTCGGCGCAGGCACAGGGCGGCTTGAACATCGCCACCGAAGCGCTTCGCATCGACCTCACCCGGCTGAACCCGGCTGCGGGGTTCAAGCGCCTGATGCCGTCGCAGGCCGGACTGAATCTCGTCAAGACGATCATTGCGGCCAGCATCGTCGGTACCGTCGCCTGGTCGGCCGTCTCGGGGCTGCTGGCCGACTCGACACGCTTTGCGCTGCTCGATCCGCTCGCTTCCGGCATCGGCGCCTGGGCGCACACCGTGGCGTTCCTCAAGCGCGCCTCCATCGCGCTGCTGGCGCTCGCGGCCGCGGACTTCGGACTGCAGAAGTGGCGCACCGCGCAGTCGCTGAAGATGACCAAGCAGGAGGTCCGTGACGACCACAAGCTGGCCGAAGGCAACCCGGAGATCAAGGCGCGCGTGCGTCGCGTGCAGCGCGAGATGTTCCGCAAGCGGATGCTCGCCGCCGTCCCGAAGGCCACCGTGGTCGTGACCAACCCGACCCACTTCGCGGTGGCGCTGCGGTACACGCGCGGCCAGGCGGCGCCCGAAGTGGTGGCCAAGGGAGCCGACAACATCGCGCTGAAGATCCGGACGATCGCCCGCGAGCACGGCGTGCCGATCGTCGAGAACCCGCCGCTGGCGCGGGCCATCTACCGGCAGGTCGACGTCGGGGAGTTCATTCCCGGCGACCTGTTCGAGGCCGTGGCCGAAGTGCTGGCGTACCTGATTCGTCTCAAGCAGCTGGTCCTGTGA
- a CDS encoding flagellar biosynthetic protein FliR, with protein MDLSPILVFAMALIRPSLLVLATPLFGGTFAPAAPKIGLVLVLGAFMAPVIGVPRTIEPGMFLTVVLRELLIGFGLAMAVRLLQAGAELGGYLTGFQMGLSYAALVDPQSGVRNNILAALYGSIAVMVFLLTNAHHEVLRALATSYEALPIGAGVVDSAIADMVARMFGLMFTLGVRLSAPVVITLLLVEVVLGVMARVAPTLNLMVTAAPVRLLVGWMALALTIRVLPDILIRAFPQALSLGARTAAALR; from the coding sequence ATGGATCTGTCGCCGATCCTCGTCTTCGCGATGGCCTTGATCCGCCCCAGCCTGCTGGTGCTGGCGACGCCACTGTTCGGGGGGACATTCGCGCCGGCGGCGCCGAAAATCGGCCTGGTACTCGTGCTCGGCGCCTTCATGGCGCCGGTGATCGGCGTTCCGCGAACGATCGAGCCCGGCATGTTCCTCACGGTCGTCCTGCGCGAGTTGCTGATCGGCTTTGGCCTCGCGATGGCGGTGCGGTTGCTGCAGGCCGGTGCCGAACTCGGAGGCTATCTCACCGGCTTCCAGATGGGCCTGTCCTACGCGGCCCTCGTCGACCCGCAGAGCGGCGTCCGCAACAACATCCTTGCCGCGCTGTACGGCTCGATCGCGGTGATGGTGTTCCTGTTGACCAACGCGCATCACGAAGTGCTGCGGGCACTCGCGACCTCGTACGAGGCGCTGCCCATCGGTGCTGGCGTGGTGGATAGCGCGATCGCCGACATGGTCGCGCGCATGTTCGGGCTGATGTTCACACTTGGCGTTCGACTGTCGGCCCCGGTCGTGATCACCCTCCTGCTGGTCGAAGTCGTCCTCGGCGTGATGGCCCGCGTTGCGCCGACGCTCAACCTGATGGTGACGGCGGCCCCGGTTCGCCTGCTCGTCGGCTGGATGGCGCTGGCCCTGACGATTCGGGTGCTCCCGGACATCCTGATCCGCGCCTTCCCGCAGGCACTCTCGCTCGGCGCCCGGACGGCGGCGGCGCTTCGCTGA
- a CDS encoding flagellar biosynthetic protein FliQ yields MSEALVVGIVRQAIELAILVSLPMLLAGLVAGVLVSVFQTVTSIQDNVLAFIPRAAAIFLTFAITFPWMLRLMSGFARQMVTRLPELVR; encoded by the coding sequence ATGTCAGAAGCCCTTGTCGTTGGTATCGTGCGCCAGGCGATCGAGCTCGCCATCCTGGTGAGCCTGCCGATGTTGCTCGCGGGTCTCGTGGCCGGCGTCCTCGTCAGCGTCTTCCAGACCGTGACGAGCATCCAGGACAACGTGCTCGCGTTCATCCCGCGCGCCGCCGCGATCTTCCTCACCTTCGCCATCACCTTCCCGTGGATGCTGCGCCTGATGTCCGGCTTCGCGCGGCAGATGGTCACCCGGCTGCCCGAACTGGTGCGCTGA
- the fliP gene encoding flagellar type III secretion system pore protein FliP (The bacterial flagellar biogenesis protein FliP forms a type III secretion system (T3SS)-type pore required for flagellar assembly.): MRRRALLAIAGTATLWLSMATPVLAQAGATRIDIDGIGAISAPLQVVLLLTLLSFIPAILMTMTAFTRIVIVFHFLRQALGTQEAPSNQILIGLALFLTVFVMAPVGEQINQAAVQPALRNELTVTQALERGTPPLRGFMLKQTRETDLALFVELGKVARPQTPESLPMRVVVPAFILSEIKTGFQMGFYLFVPFLLIDLVVSTTLLSMGMLQLPPAMISLPFKIMLFVMIDGWNLLVSSLVRSFL; encoded by the coding sequence GTGAGGCGTCGCGCACTGCTTGCGATTGCCGGCACGGCCACCCTGTGGCTGTCGATGGCCACGCCAGTCCTGGCCCAGGCCGGGGCCACACGCATCGACATCGACGGCATCGGCGCGATCTCTGCGCCGCTGCAGGTCGTGCTGCTGCTGACGCTCCTCAGCTTCATCCCGGCCATCCTGATGACGATGACCGCCTTCACGCGGATCGTCATCGTCTTCCACTTCCTGCGGCAGGCCCTCGGCACGCAGGAGGCGCCGTCCAACCAGATCCTGATCGGCCTGGCGTTGTTCCTCACCGTGTTCGTGATGGCGCCGGTGGGCGAGCAGATCAACCAGGCGGCCGTGCAGCCGGCGCTGCGCAACGAGCTCACGGTGACGCAGGCGCTCGAGCGGGGCACGCCGCCATTGCGCGGCTTCATGCTGAAGCAGACGCGCGAGACCGATCTCGCGTTGTTCGTCGAACTCGGCAAGGTGGCGCGTCCGCAGACGCCCGAGTCGCTGCCGATGCGCGTGGTCGTGCCGGCCTTCATCCTCTCGGAGATCAAGACCGGGTTCCAGATGGGGTTCTACCTGTTCGTCCCGTTCCTGCTCATCGACCTGGTCGTCTCGACGACGCTGCTCTCGATGGGGATGTTGCAGCTGCCGCCGGCGATGATTTCGCTGCCGTTCAAGATCATGCTCTTCGTGATGATCGACGGCTGGAACCTGCTGGTCTCTTCCCTCGTGCGCAGTTTCCTCTGA
- a CDS encoding flagellar biosynthetic protein FliO, translating into MLPFLLAQAQQAPVPAVGWSDGPGVVRTLLSLLVVLGLLGGCLWLIRRGGWQGGLRKGPRAVQIETAVGLGDRRQLVIVSVEGRRLLLGVTPMHVALVTELGPAGPSFPETLAARMPVGSAP; encoded by the coding sequence ATGCTGCCGTTCCTCCTGGCGCAGGCACAGCAGGCGCCGGTGCCCGCCGTCGGTTGGTCGGACGGCCCCGGCGTCGTCCGCACACTGCTTTCCCTGCTGGTCGTCCTCGGCCTCCTCGGCGGCTGCCTGTGGCTGATTCGCCGCGGCGGTTGGCAGGGCGGCCTGCGGAAAGGACCGCGCGCCGTCCAGATCGAGACCGCGGTCGGCCTCGGCGACCGCCGTCAGCTGGTGATCGTCTCGGTCGAGGGTCGACGGCTCCTGCTCGGCGTCACGCCGATGCATGTCGCCCTGGTGACCGAACTTGGCCCGGCCGGCCCCTCGTTCCCCGAGACCCTCGCGGCACGCATGCCCGTTGGGAGCGCGCCGTGA
- a CDS encoding FliM/FliN family flagellar motor switch protein, which yields MPPALAGFGDVRLRVDVILGRGTMTLRACLGLQRGSVVRLSQSAGQDLFVLVNDVPVARGEVVIIDDSVSLRLTEFRQKTATEALA from the coding sequence TTGCCGCCTGCGCTGGCGGGTTTCGGCGACGTGCGGTTGCGCGTCGACGTCATCCTCGGCCGCGGCACCATGACGCTGCGAGCCTGCCTGGGCCTGCAGCGGGGGAGCGTCGTGCGTCTCTCGCAGTCGGCGGGCCAGGACCTCTTCGTCCTCGTCAACGACGTGCCGGTCGCGCGCGGGGAGGTCGTGATCATCGACGACAGCGTGTCGCTCCGGCTCACTGAATTCCGACAGAAGACCGCGACCGAGGCCCTGGCGTGA
- a CDS encoding flagellar basal body-associated FliL family protein: MSKAAKSPDVSARQGKLPLIVGLVVLLGVGGGGGYWWLARQKAAAATETEAGHGEAVSHAEGGKAEGAAAERGTLMALDVFTVNLADAEAQRFLRTNVQLVIDGDQALIKEIEEAKLPVVRVRSAVLDLLSSQKSADIATPEGKDALKKAIAQKAARVLHHEVLDVLFSDFVIQF; encoded by the coding sequence ATGAGCAAAGCCGCGAAGTCCCCAGATGTCAGCGCCAGGCAGGGCAAGCTGCCCTTGATCGTCGGTCTGGTCGTCCTGCTTGGCGTCGGTGGCGGGGGCGGCTACTGGTGGCTGGCCAGGCAGAAGGCCGCTGCGGCCACCGAGACCGAGGCTGGCCATGGGGAGGCGGTCAGCCATGCCGAGGGCGGCAAGGCGGAAGGCGCGGCTGCCGAGCGCGGCACGCTCATGGCGCTGGACGTCTTCACCGTCAACCTGGCTGACGCGGAAGCGCAGCGTTTCCTTCGCACCAACGTGCAACTCGTGATCGACGGCGACCAAGCCCTCATCAAGGAGATCGAAGAGGCGAAGCTTCCCGTCGTGCGGGTCCGCTCCGCCGTGCTCGACCTGCTGTCGTCACAGAAGTCGGCAGACATCGCGACGCCGGAGGGCAAGGACGCCCTCAAGAAGGCCATCGCCCAAAAGGCGGCCAGGGTGCTGCATCACGAGGTGCTCGATGTCCTCTTCTCCGACTTCGTCATCCAGTTCTGA
- a CDS encoding flagellar hook-length control protein FliK has protein sequence MSLVPFPASTANARGPSSVARAAALPSKASLVPLAGRGHAAIGRSDAKPAADRPASRFAHVLAVVQEQKGPPAANANAGRAGRVAHVAEAETPEKVLDDADGSSSIVPVPVESPGAAPVQAPWLLLALGTGAYSRVDEAASESAVPLVECFEPAAEHALTIGVTETGVPAVAVAQSPAGEAGVSTLAMSGARAAAVGSPADAPATLGTPSDGVVPGRASLPGPVGVISDSSEPITNSPEDAPGGAALPLPPGSAPAVEHGPALTAQRAGEDWAPALGPEVASSDAPSANPAAEMLARWHVAARRSGGDVPAPPSIVAQRKGEATGVSRAPGQAVSRLAQALGTASRQEGAQVDGQSPLSNPPLPTARAADVLTRLALGESGSRDPREPGPSTAASGQVLTATSAGSPPIATATPVSATAAPLPPAAGEQVLHQLVSSIKMQWKDGIGEAKLHLRPDALGAVSVSLRVEGGAVTAVVRAESAQVQEWVLQHQQTLRQQMEAAGLTLDELVVSPDDQRQQSREESPEPGGRRPRGTTKDNQDPAAPRFELKA, from the coding sequence ATGAGCCTCGTTCCGTTTCCTGCGTCCACTGCCAATGCCAGGGGACCGTCAAGCGTGGCACGGGCCGCAGCCCTGCCATCGAAGGCGTCCCTCGTTCCCCTCGCCGGGCGAGGCCACGCCGCCATCGGGCGCAGCGACGCGAAGCCCGCCGCAGATCGACCCGCGTCGCGCTTTGCCCACGTCCTGGCTGTCGTCCAGGAGCAGAAGGGCCCGCCTGCCGCGAACGCCAACGCCGGTCGCGCTGGCCGTGTCGCGCACGTTGCCGAGGCAGAAACGCCGGAGAAGGTCCTCGACGATGCCGACGGCTCGTCGTCGATCGTGCCGGTGCCAGTCGAGTCGCCCGGCGCTGCGCCGGTTCAGGCACCCTGGCTGCTTCTGGCGCTCGGCACTGGCGCGTACTCGCGCGTCGATGAAGCTGCCAGCGAATCGGCAGTGCCATTGGTTGAATGCTTTGAGCCTGCCGCGGAACACGCCCTCACGATCGGCGTGACCGAGACAGGTGTGCCAGCCGTGGCCGTGGCCCAGAGCCCTGCCGGCGAGGCTGGCGTGTCAACGCTCGCCATGAGCGGTGCACGTGCCGCTGCCGTGGGGAGTCCCGCAGACGCGCCAGCGACATTGGGCACCCCGAGCGACGGTGTGGTCCCCGGGAGAGCATCCCTGCCAGGGCCGGTCGGCGTCATAAGCGACAGCAGCGAGCCGATCACGAACTCGCCCGAAGATGCGCCTGGAGGCGCGGCGCTTCCGTTGCCTCCGGGTAGCGCGCCAGCGGTCGAGCACGGGCCCGCGCTGACCGCGCAACGAGCGGGCGAAGACTGGGCGCCCGCCCTGGGGCCCGAGGTCGCATCGTCTGATGCCCCATCGGCGAATCCGGCCGCCGAGATGCTGGCGCGCTGGCACGTTGCAGCCCGCCGATCGGGCGGCGACGTTCCCGCACCGCCATCGATTGTGGCGCAGCGCAAGGGCGAGGCCACAGGTGTCTCACGCGCGCCGGGACAGGCGGTCAGTCGCCTCGCCCAGGCGCTTGGGACGGCATCCCGCCAGGAAGGGGCGCAGGTCGATGGCCAGTCCCCGCTCTCGAATCCTCCGCTTCCCACGGCCCGAGCGGCCGACGTGCTGACGCGACTGGCGCTCGGCGAAAGCGGCTCCCGCGACCCGCGCGAACCGGGACCGTCGACGGCGGCCTCCGGCCAGGTGTTGACCGCGACGTCTGCGGGATCCCCGCCAATCGCCACGGCGACGCCCGTATCTGCCACGGCGGCACCGCTCCCGCCCGCGGCGGGCGAGCAGGTGCTGCATCAGCTCGTGTCGTCGATCAAGATGCAGTGGAAAGACGGGATAGGCGAAGCGAAGCTGCACCTGCGTCCCGACGCCCTCGGCGCCGTGAGCGTGTCGCTTCGGGTCGAGGGCGGTGCGGTGACCGCGGTCGTGCGCGCGGAATCGGCTCAGGTCCAGGAGTGGGTCCTTCAGCACCAGCAGACGCTTCGCCAGCAGATGGAGGCAGCCGGCCTGACACTCGACGAACTCGTGGTGTCGCCCGACGACCAGCGCCAGCAGTCGCGTGAAGAGTCACCCGAACCAGGGGGTCGTCGTCCTCGCGGCACCACGAAGGACAACCAGGACCCCGCCGCGCCGCGATTCGAGCTGAAAGCCTAG
- a CDS encoding flagellar hook protein FlgE, translating to MAVGSFSAGLSGLNANATYLSVIGNNLANINTIGYKTSSVSFADLVSQTVGGTSINPMQVGLGVVTGSISPVFSQGAIENTREATNVAIQGSGFFVVRGESGDAYTRAGNFSFNADGELVTSDGWRVQGYTQLDPATGEVVTTGGMSDIVVPPGVLRDPVGTTSVRTNINLDAGANVTGAVNFSTPIKIIDALGESHVITVDFQKTGPGAWTYTATVPQADVNGGTGLFQLSTGTLTFDGTGTLTNPAADVVFTAPAAWANGATGGNITWDITPPPSDKPSITSFSSKSETSLLTQNGSEAGQISNISVDGEGKIIATFGAGQTVAVGQLALANFNNPKGLVKLGANRYGESQAAGIPNVGTAGTGGRGTLIGSAIEQSNVDIATEFTQMILAQRGYQANSRTITVADEVLVETLQLKR from the coding sequence ATGGCAGTCGGATCCTTTTCTGCCGGGTTGTCGGGGCTGAACGCCAATGCGACGTACCTGAGCGTCATTGGCAACAACCTCGCGAACATCAACACGATCGGCTACAAGACGAGCTCGGTCAGCTTCGCGGACCTCGTGAGCCAGACGGTCGGCGGCACCAGCATCAACCCGATGCAGGTCGGCCTCGGGGTGGTGACCGGCTCGATCTCGCCGGTCTTCAGCCAGGGCGCCATCGAGAACACCCGCGAGGCGACCAACGTCGCCATCCAGGGCAGCGGCTTTTTCGTCGTCCGCGGCGAGAGCGGCGACGCGTACACGCGCGCCGGCAACTTCTCGTTCAACGCCGACGGCGAACTGGTCACGTCCGATGGCTGGCGCGTGCAGGGCTACACGCAGCTCGATCCGGCGACCGGCGAGGTCGTGACGACCGGCGGGATGAGCGACATCGTCGTCCCCCCCGGCGTGCTCCGCGACCCGGTGGGCACGACGAGCGTACGCACCAACATCAACCTCGATGCCGGGGCGAACGTGACCGGCGCGGTCAACTTCTCCACGCCGATCAAGATCATCGACGCGCTCGGCGAGTCGCACGTCATCACCGTGGATTTCCAGAAGACCGGTCCTGGCGCGTGGACGTACACCGCGACGGTGCCGCAGGCCGACGTCAACGGCGGCACGGGGCTGTTCCAGCTCTCGACCGGTACCCTGACGTTCGACGGCACCGGTACGCTGACCAATCCCGCTGCCGACGTCGTCTTCACCGCGCCGGCCGCATGGGCCAACGGGGCCACCGGCGGCAACATCACGTGGGACATCACGCCGCCGCCGTCCGACAAGCCGTCCATCACGAGCTTCTCCTCCAAATCCGAGACGTCGCTGCTGACACAGAACGGTTCCGAGGCAGGCCAGATCAGCAACATCTCCGTCGACGGCGAGGGCAAGATCATCGCGACGTTCGGCGCCGGTCAGACCGTCGCCGTGGGCCAGCTCGCGCTGGCGAACTTCAACAACCCGAAGGGGCTGGTGAAGCTCGGTGCCAATCGCTATGGCGAGAGCCAGGCGGCCGGTATTCCCAACGTCGGCACCGCCGGCACCGGCGGTCGCGGGACGTTGATCGGCAGCGCCATCGAGCAGTCCAACGTCGACATCGCGACCGAGTTCACGCAGATGATCCTCGCGCAGCGCGGCTACCAGGCCAACTCACGCACCATCACCGTGGCCGACGAAGTGCTCGTCGAAACGCTCCAGTTGAAGCGGTAA
- a CDS encoding flagellar hook capping FlgD N-terminal domain-containing protein, translating into MSTPAIGATAQAATNATQGKTDRTTRDLGQDAFLKLLTTQLQNQDPTKPQDNGEFIAQLATFSSLEKLTSISTRLDQIGTALGVTLTGTETAPAGTGAASSTGATSPGSTGDTGTSTTSNGGK; encoded by the coding sequence GTGAGCACACCAGCAATCGGCGCGACAGCGCAGGCGGCGACCAACGCCACCCAGGGCAAGACGGACCGGACCACACGGGACCTCGGCCAGGACGCGTTCCTGAAGCTGCTGACGACGCAGCTGCAGAACCAGGACCCGACCAAGCCACAGGACAACGGCGAGTTCATCGCGCAGTTGGCGACGTTCAGCTCGCTCGAGAAGCTCACCTCGATCTCGACCAGGCTCGATCAGATCGGGACGGCCCTCGGCGTGACCCTCACCGGCACGGAGACCGCCCCCGCCGGCACCGGCGCGGCATCGTCGACCGGCGCCACATCGCCCGGCAGCACCGGCGACACCGGGACCAGCACCACCAGCAACGGAGGCAAGTGA
- a CDS encoding flagellar export protein FliJ, which produces MRTRAWIHTLDPIGMSPFRFRLEPVLQMRQRTEDQAQQALARAERHLQEAERGLTLADDRLRDAYVSANQAEREGADVVRLTWHRNWIVVKTRDVEAGRLDVRDRLETRDLRLQQAQEALKQRRVLERFKDRARLAFDTEAARREMQAIDELATTKAARRAGDFQ; this is translated from the coding sequence TTGCGCACGCGGGCCTGGATCCACACACTCGACCCAATCGGCATGTCGCCCTTCCGCTTTAGGCTCGAGCCGGTGCTGCAGATGCGCCAACGCACCGAGGACCAGGCGCAACAGGCGCTCGCACGGGCAGAACGGCACCTGCAGGAGGCAGAACGCGGACTCACGCTCGCCGACGACCGGTTGCGTGATGCCTACGTATCGGCCAACCAGGCGGAGCGGGAAGGAGCGGACGTGGTCCGGCTCACGTGGCATCGAAATTGGATTGTCGTGAAGACACGTGACGTCGAGGCCGGGCGCCTCGACGTCCGCGACCGGCTCGAGACGCGGGACCTGCGCCTGCAGCAGGCACAGGAAGCACTCAAGCAGCGCCGGGTGCTCGAACGGTTCAAGGATCGCGCACGGCTCGCCTTCGACACCGAGGCGGCCCGGCGCGAGATGCAGGCCATCGACGAACTGGCCACGACCAAGGCGGCCCGTCGCGCAGGAGACTTCCAGTGA